A region of Notolabrus celidotus isolate fNotCel1 chromosome 4, fNotCel1.pri, whole genome shotgun sequence DNA encodes the following proteins:
- the LOC117811171 gene encoding D(1)-like dopamine receptor — MENYTTWNNFTQVLSELDGTGSEAEEDDDEDGGGSGGGSGGLRVLVGCVLFLLIVSTLLGNTLVCAAVVRFRHLRSKVTNFFVISLAVSDLFVAVLVMPWEAITEVTGTWLFGRFCGVWIAFDIMCSTASILNLCIISVDRYWAIASPFKYERKMTHRVAFVMIGVAWTLSILISFIPVQLNWHQAGEEEEGVMEMMELLVSNGRNLTNGTINLNTSSIAKSCVANLNKTYAISSSLISFYIPVVIMIATYTRIYRIAQTQIRRITSLERAAEQAQNQGHGVNRNQQQQHHRPNDEASLKSSFKKETKVLKTLSIIMGVFVFCWLPFFVLNCTVPFCDPPCVSDTTFTVFVWFGWANSSLNPVIYAFNADFRRAFSTILGCNQICTNNTVEAVNFSDELVSYHHDTTLHKEQLVPAQPQQLPRTIDVGSDHLEEMSARFDEESIISNGSRSPNRQLLLPATVQLEDDPELSLETITPFTSAAGMESEALIPGQVHQEE; from the coding sequence ATGGAAAACTATACTACGTGGAATAATTTTACTCAAGTTTTGTCAGAGCTGGACGGGACGGGCAGCGAGGCTGAGGAGGACGACGACGAGGACGGCGGCGGGAGCGGTGGAGGGAGCGGAGGTCTGCGTGTCCTCGTCGGCTGCGTCCTCTTCCTGCTCATCGTGTCCACGCTGCTGGGGAACACGCTGGTGTGTGCCGCCGTGGTCCGTTTCAGGCACCTGCGATCCAAAGTGACTAACTTCTTTGTCATCTCCCTGGCCGTGTCCGACCTGTTTGTAGCAGTGCTGGTGATGCCATGGGAGGCTATCACAGAGGTGACTGGTACGTGGCTATTTGGACGGTTCTGTGGGGTCTGGATTGCCTTTGACATCATGTGCTCCACAGCCTCCATCTTGAACCTGTGCATCATCAGTGTGGATCGCTACTGGGCTATCGCCAGCCCGTTTAAGTATGAACGCAAGATGACTCACCGGGTGGCGTTTGTCATGATTGGGGTGGCATGGACTCTGTCCATCCTGATTTCCTTCATCCCTGTGCAGCTCAACTGGCACCAAgctggggaggaggaggagggggtcaTGGAGATGATGGAACTACTGGTTTCCAATGGCAGGAACTTAACCAACGGCACCATCAACCTCAACACCAGCTCCATTGCCAAGAGCTGTGTGGCCAATCTTAACAAAACCTATgccatctcttcttctctgatcaGCTTCTACATCCCTGTGGTGATCATGATCGCCACCTACACCCGGATCTACAGGATCGCTCAGACCCAAATCCGTCGGATCACATCATTGGAGAGGGCAGCAGAGCAGGCGCAGAACCAGGGCCATGGTGTTAACCggaaccagcagcagcagcaccataGGCCAAATGATGAAGCCTCGTTGAAGTCATCATTCAAGAAGGAAACTAAAGTCCTGAAGACTCTCTCCATCATCATGGGGGTGTTCGTCTTCTGCTGGCTGCCATTCTTTGTCCTGAACTGCACAGTCCCGTTCTGTGATCCACCCTGCGTCAGTGACACCACCTTCACTGTCTTTGTCTGGTTCGGCTGGGCCAACTCCTCCCTCAACCCGGTCATCTATGCGTTTAACGCAGACTTTCGCCGTGCTTTCTCCACCATTTTGGGTTGCAACCAGATCTGCACGAACAACACAGTGGAGGCAGTGAACTTCAGCGACGAGCTCGTGTCTTACCACCACGATACGACACTCCACAAGGAGCAGCTGGTCCCTGCACAGCCGCAGCAACTCCCTCGCACCATTGACGTTGGGTCTGACCACCTTGAGGAAATGAGCGCTCGCTTTGACGAGGAGTCTATCATCTCCAATGGCTCGAGGAGCCCCAACAGACAGCTGCTGCTTCCTGCTACAGTCCAGCTGGAAGACGACCCAGAACTGTCCTTGGAAACGATCACTCCGTTCACTTCAGCTGCAGGGATGGAGAGTGAGGCTCTGATACCAGGACAAGTCCACCAGGAGGAATAG